tcaagtatgcaaacaggtacgcatacctaagtggccggactaagtttgggtttgctagtatgtgaacgggtacgcataccttccaaactcatttGAATTtatggaacttgaaactcacgccagtccgcataccggtatgcatactaagttttcAGACTTTTATTAACCaaccaatacgcatacgggtatgcatactatggttcccggacttggaataacttgcaacagttagcatacaagtacgcatactgtgttataccCGATCAttattaattgttctaaactcccatttcaatcattcaaacattcttagaagacgacaattgcTGTCTCACActgcttcaaagcaattttcaagtgatcgaatgatcaatacgaaacattgcgagtctacgtcaaatgactgtctcacgtaaatcatgtaagatgttacaagaaaattttcacatgatcatcttttgacatttgtcaagatataagatgaacttagttaaagcaaaagcttacgaacacatatttttccgagaaacatgtaagcgagttaaacgcagctcgaaatatcaaatgtatataatcgaagtctatatatctatacgacttttgtctcaaataggatataaagtagatagacttttgaataatagatgagttcaagtctccacataccttttgttgatgaagttccacaagctcctcttagtagttcttcgtattcaattaATCGATGAAGGCCGTGAggtctgatgagtgccaaatattgtatatatttatccctttttgttggcattttaactcatctcttgcgcattaattctacattttatcccatattctgtattttcattgttttcaagaataaatatttttcttacttaattttgcattcttaggtaacaaataaaatctggatgaagtgcggagcaaaaagagcagaaaagtagtgaaaagccgggaggaattacgcaaggaagccgcgaagaatgttgcgcgcaagaccaaaaagctaggaatgggctcaagaaggaagaattgttcttaaagaagatatgggcttggcatacccaaggcccaaaacccttacccaaatccatttcctttatccatacccatttccatgagagccgtcagattggatccattttgtcatccagcggtcacctcatcactgtgcatcaaatcccgatgattccgcccaacactacagcacctaacctaatctagcaccgttgacttcgttgtgttacacatccaacggtctctacaaactgcttctctcttagccgtccgatctacctaccatctccatatccagcagctcagctcgccaaacatcgaaccagatgatcccgcttcacaccctagcaccaaaccctatactaccacccaaacactccctccttcccaaaacatcgaactcatcttctccacccgaccatttccagaaccaccatcgcctgcaactccactgccaccaccagacctcgagctccaccaccaccacaaccagccgaccaagagacctatcgaaccccctagtctatctctctccctcgtagcgtcttctcacataggtgctaagattaagagaggcaggcttagggtttcgctccaagatagggttgcagtgcaaagaagacgaagaataggggatttcgagcagcgtaaagccagtacaaagcatgggtcgagccaaTTTTGGGAGAATGTAAGCAAATTTTAGGTAATTTAAAattgccctaattttctgatttggggaaaatgtgtgtgaaccctaatttgctaatttaggtataaatagaactgatgtatgagatgtaaaacttgttcttggactagccaagttttccacccaatttgggttaggttaattccaatgtcaaaTTGCACTGTTAATGTCTAAAGTGTGATATTCCTGTAATGCTTGTGTTCTTGTTATAATTGTATTTGCATCCTGTTAGTGTGTTAGATTTTGtgttcacatgttaatttcagttcaatgttgtttgtgtgtgttcatgttagactttctattcattgttactcactgttatgatgtttgtcatgttctaaaccaccatgcagggacttgatgaatctctaatgtcttattgGTAGTACactgaatatattgctctagaaggctaaacaagtttaggaaaaacttgaacttagctcatcatcacctcactttcacaatgtatgccaagtatgctttgtagttaggttcatgagctgctgataagctgcaactcaagctgaattcataatcccttgactagttgtgctgtagaaagacaattagtgctttggaaataataccatagttgtgtttaactttctataggagaatacagtaaaaattagagtgaattcaaccctagttcccatccataatctacttcattctccCACATTCATTCTTCACTGTTTAGTTTAGCTTTGTTcttgctttgttttgcttttacctTGATTGTTCCCCCCCCgcccctgcaactctgttgcacccctgctttgctttttgttcactgcttgagcagctgcagctgctgctgcgcTCTGTTTGTTACTCTACTCGGctgctgctgtgcattttctgtgctgctgccacttcttctggtgtgctgctgctggtgcctgttactctaccaggttgctgctgctggtgcctgctgcactgcttcttgcctctctgcagctgccgctgccaatccacttctctgggctgttgcattgctgctgattgctttgctctccacagctcacttccaaaagcccagagcacaatctgagcccaactgtaagaccaaatcaaagcccagttcagtaaggccccaagtcaaattcatagtcaaggccaaagcctagttctctgttaagcccaactcTCAAATACCAGCCCAATTACTGTAAAAGGCCATTTCACTGTTCAGGTGagattgagcccaaagcttaaacaaagaaccaaagcccatttgcactttaaatataactgagcccagctcagttcattttatttttaacaaacccactaagcccaatcattcaaagggcattcaaacccaatagtacattaagcccaacacttccaaagggcttctaagcccaaagcaaatctaggaacccaattagctaaaacacttccgaaacacacccgatctctgtggatcgacccgtacttgcacgagctacaactgacgaccgtgcacttgcggtattactgtaggcccgtttttgcATCATTTTTACACTTTccggcctgccaagtttttggcgccgctgccggggattggtgctgtgttttatctgtgtttttcttagctattttgcatttcatttcatagcatttgcatctgcatctgcttcatttcatttgctgttggacctgctgattctgaacctgtttttcctctgctgggacgccaccaaggaaaagaaccaaaacccaactgggtttttgcaacaatatcagagcagctgggctgtgctaaaaggtaagcctaaacccattcattgagagaacccaacctgtgggcttccaattttttatttgtgggcttgtaataattaacccaattttttgggctttttatttttctattttgggtttgtaataatttatttgtgggcttgttgtttaatttgtgggcttgtatttattttgtgggcttgtttaaattcttccattggacttgtattttggactctgggtttaaacccagctgagcttataactggttgtggacttgtaagtggacctcgaaaccaaagttttaaaacaaacgtcgggccttaaccaactgggccaaattaaactttcaaaaattaaaacttggattttcgtaggccgcagccttcatttcattagaggcttgcacagtgggcttgctcccatttcaaaaaccaaatttttattttctttctttttattatttaaaaaaaaaaaaaaaaaaaaaaaaaaaaaaaaaaaatttacttgctcccagattttaaaaaccaaattttattctgctcccacattaaaaaccaaaatttctttttcccattaaaaccaaatgtctcccccaaaaccaaatttttcccaaaaccaAACCAAAAACCAATCCCTTAACTTTTtagctttgagcccaatcatgtatagatctttttctacagttggggaatacaacaaatcccttagagaacttgcgtgtggacaaacttcacgttatgaacctcccacgaccatgatgtcaatagtcataggaattattatggacattttcaaagtcccgagccgcaatacatgaaccctaatgactattcatacatgcatcattcgccacaacgtgaaaatgaacattttgctagtgcctcactcacacaatcatctctgatggatcaattagaagctcgaatcgcagctttagaaatgcaatcacatgaggaatctgtcacatctaattttcttaggcaacctgaaatctatgcatgtcccgcatgtggtagtttagaccaccctgttgagaattgtcatattttgcataattttaggcaatctagagaaaatccaaggtatgaaatgcccatgaattgtgagaatggtagtcattgggaccataatcaatcctttgagggttgcgatcaatattttataaccctaatgaccatgcatacatgtaccattcaccacaatttgaacatgaagaattttgtactcccatgaatttagactccaccacagaagctttcagacttagtgagcaaaacttcgatagatctacatcacgaattcaggcatatttagatcagattttgcttcacctacaaaaggaggaaattcatgaggaaatgtatgttgtccctaatgaagtgtctagtcccattcatgtaaatgttgaatatgaacctaatttagaggaacatgaatcgactaacgacaccaccacttttaatgaggaccaatatgcatgctaccatgatgatgattatgatgattatgatgatgtgttagaagaacatgaaaatattgtggaacctgttggttcaataacatatggcttctcgccctcgaccttcatgaatgttgttttttctaatactcattgtaattcatatgattttgatattgacatgggattcgtacaattattctgtgaagatgagcatgacataggaatagttgaatcttctgtagacactaatatgcatgaaaatatatttgatgtgtctgattctctacctaggtcacattgtgatatttctcctgatttgccgatgcatgagaatgaatttgttgatgatgttgatgattctaagtgtgaacttgccaatgtgagtgatgattgtgagcatgatgtgacatgtgtagatgagttagaagattttgatttgattgataatgatatgcctattcttctacctaagtcacaatctgtggccttccacccaacctagatttggtttgtaccaatattgtaaaaccaatttttctgaaattcccaacctaggtttggaactgtgtgcttcccaagtcctcttggactattttgcttctaatataatacatttgaggaaccacagttggaattagcatgtttgcccgtccctagcacagttcatttgagctagacctttgcatgatgaacccccaaactgcgcgattttgttttcaaaatatatcttctgtaaaatccaggtttgggggtagctcattttgtttcacagtttcacttgcgtttctttcctgttattattgtgtgaagctgttgaaactacacttcgtcttttgggttgatcctcaactctttagattgttagtgtatggtgaattttttgtatataatccagtagataaaattttaaaaacccttttgttccttttgtatatattttgctaatccaatatgatctcggctgaaatatgttggatttttgccttgaataacggagttttaattctgctttcgccgaaatcgggtattctctctccttttactctactcagcatgtccctttccatatgttgcattttaatttctttccatattttgaaacattgaggacaatgtttagtttaggtttgggggtatagagtagataccatgataatatgctataattgaaaacgaactccttctttttgaaaaaattgaaaaattccaaaaaaattaaaaatcaaaattaaaaaattaaaaaatgaaaaaatcataaaaatggagctcatttaccttgaaatgttgactcttgtgcaaatatgtattttattaggagtcttagtctagatatttaggcaccctgattctagcacaattcacatagtgataagaaatttgcacgcgcacgatctaccaatacatgtatggcctcgatcttcaaggtgttggataggaagttacgattgccaatcactttagaatactgaacgaaacttgactagcttgttctttggttggttgggatagaaggtggaggttacattaagaaaacaaccatcgaatttaactgggtgcatcaaaaagggctacctcttgcaaagtgtcatgtaatcttttgtttccttttgtatgtatcaaaagtgtttccttgttaaaaaaaaaaaaaaaaaaaaaaaaaaaaaaaaaaaaaaaaaaaaaaaaaagatgtatattcagaaaaaaaaaaaaaaaaaaaaaaaaaaaaaaaaaaaaaaaaaatcaagttttatcaattccatcatctcttgttccaaaaataaaaagatttgtcaatgtaaataagagtcatgtaaatagtctttttgttgtttctttgtaataagcaaggagggtgtatgccattgatgtacaacgcgagaattgtgaaatacctccaactcattcacaattctcgtaaagtccggacagctagctagatttcgacctcagttcttagcctgagaaactatctcttggtgattagtagtcatgacttcagatctttctttacacatgtgtagatacactttacactcttatcacatgtccttatttgttatcagtgctaggattgtgccttgatagctagattgacatctccattttgctgtgagcttaactgttttgcacatgtcacgtttgatggaatctgagctcatattttgtccttaggttttgtaggcacacctctggtaaaccttcacgagacttcaactcgtccactagggacacttagtggtttaaaaggcttagtgcatacgctaaatgcattcgagagaccagcgacagtggtatagttaggatttccttagttttgttttacttgaggacaagtaaaattcaggtttgggggtatttgatgagtgccaaatattgtatatatttatccctttttgttggcatttaactcatcttttgcgcattaattctacattttatcccatattctgtattttcattgttttcaagaataaatatttttcttacttaattttgcattcttaggtaacaaataaaatctggatgaagtgcggagcaaaaagagcagaaaagtagtgaaaagccgggaggaattacgcaaggaagccgcgaagaatgttgcgcgcaagaccaaaaagctaggaatgggctcaagaaggaagaattgttcttaaagaagatatgggcttggcatacccaaggcccaaaacccttacccaaatccatttcctttatccatacccatttccatgagagccgtcagattggatccattttgtcatccagcggtcacctcatcactgtgcatcaaatcccgatgattccgcccaacactacagcacctaacctaatctagcaccgttgacttcgttgtgttacacatccaacggtcgctacaaactgcttctctcttagccgtccgatctacctaccatctccatatccagcagctcagctcgccaaacatcgaaccagatgatcccgcttcacaccctagctcCAAaacctatactaccacccaaaacactccctccttcccaaaacatcgaactcatcttctccacccgaccatttccagaaccaccatcgcctgcaactccactgccaccaccagacctcgagctccaccaccaccacaaccagccgaccaagagacctatcgaacccctagtctatctctctccctcgtagcgtcttctcacataggtgctaagattaagagaggcaggcttagggtttcgctccaagatagggttgcagtgcaaagaagacgaagaataggggatttcgagcagcgtaaagccagtacaaagcatgggtcgagccaaTTTTGGGAGAATGTAAGCAAATTTAGGTAATTTAAAattgccctaattttctgatttggggaaaatgtgttgaaaccctaatttgttaatttgggtataaaagggaggtgctgtagaatgaaaaacttgttcttggactagccaagtttccacccaatttgggttaggttaattccaatgtcaaaTTGCACTGTTAATGTCTAAATGTGTGATATTCCTGTAATGCTTGTGTTCTTGTTATAATTGTATTTGCATCCTGTTAgtgtgttagatgtttgtgttcacatgttaatttcagttcaatgtttgtttgtgtgtgttcatgttagactttctattcattgttactcactgttatgatgtttgtcatgttctaaaccaccatgctagggacttgatgaatctctaatgtcttatCGTGTAGTACactgaatatattgctctagaaggctaaacaagtttaggaaaaacttgaacttagctcatcatcacctcactttcacaatgtatgccaagtatgctttgtagttaggttcatgagctgctgataagctgcaactcaagctgaattcataatcccttgactagttgtgctgtagaaagacaattagtgctttggaaataataccatagttgtgtttaactttctataggagaatacacagtaaaaattagagtgaattcaacccctagttcccatccataatctacttcattctcaaccacaattcattcttcaactgtttagtttagctttgttcttgctttgttttgcttttaccttgattgttcccccctgccctgcaactctgttgcacccctgctttgctttttgttcactgcttgagcagctgcagctgctgctgcagctctgttgttactgcactgctgtgcattttctgtgctgctgccacttcttctggtgtgctgctgctggtgcctgttactctaccaggttgctgctgctggtgcctgctgcactgcttcttgcctctctgcagctgccgctgccaatccacttctctgggctgttgcattgctgctgattgctttgctctccacagctcacttccaaaagcccagagcacaatctgagcccaactgtaagaccaaaatcaaagcccagttcagtaaggccccaagtcaaattcatagtcaaggccaaagcctagttctctgttaagcccaactcTCAAATACCAAGCCCAATTACTGTAAAAGGCCATTTCACTGTTCAGGTGagattgagcccaaagcttaaacaaagaaccaaagcccatttgcactttaaatataactgagcccaggctcagttcattttatgtttaacaaacccactaagccaaatccattcaaagggcattcaaacccaatagtacattaagcccaacacttccaaagggcttctaagcccaaagcaaatctaggaacccaattagctaaaacacttccgaaacacacccgatctctgtggatcgacccgtacttgcacgagctacaactgacgaccgtgcacttgcggtattactgtaggcccgcgtttttatcgcatcatttttatacacgtttccGGGCCTGCCAaggtctaatgctcaactacacttactatcctaatccgagacttagttatatatagattagaaatcaagacttataattttggcaactaaacttgacaaacaagtttgagatagcaacgcttgcgagttcgaccgagcagtactctaacagaaatgaaggatgatgtgttcattGATACTAACGACTTCAGATTATTCAGAGTAACAAGAGCAAGTCTTAACATTTCCATATTCTTAGTCTAACCTAGCGAAATTTACCatagtaatcaaatcaagcaacttcgagttttggaactaaaatatgacaactaaaattgacattCTGACgcatggtgggttcaactgagaaaTGCTCAAATAATATCCTCCTTTAGAAAGGTTATTGAAAAAACTCTTTACATATAGATAATACAAGAACTCTTTGCAAAAATATTATATTACATAACAATCTCTTAACTCTATCTTCGTACGTTTGATTCCAAGTTCCACCGGCGTAAAGTCCTACAAATATTCAAAGATAAATGTTGATGTTGAAGCATTTAATTACAATAACTTTACTCCCCCAAAATGAGagctaggtatatattcaattTGAGCATATTTGTTATTTAATTCTGTAGTATGTATACAAGCCAATATGGTATCCCCCTCCTCCCCGATCAATGTTTTACCCTTTTATGTTTAGATAAATATTTTTCATCATGTATATATCCTTTCACGAATAATTGTAAATCAGCTAATACTTTATATATTTCTCCCTttatttgtcacaaaaatgacaaaggtacaaaAAAGACAACAATTATTTCACAAAGACCTCTTAAGTTCATAAGTACTCGATACAACCTGTGAGAGTCTAAGAGAATGGGATGTCTAACATGCCACTTTTGATAAGCAATGCTAAACCTGAAACTACCAAAGATATAGGATCTTACCAAGGAATGATTACCCGAAGTAATTTTTTCTAATTTCTCTAATATCAATATTAAATTAGTTACTTATCAGGATCCAATAACACAACGGTAATTATACCTAATTAGATAAGCAAAAACTAAGATAAGAATTAACTTAGATCTTATCAAGAAAACGATTAACCAACGCAATTGTTCTCTAACTTCAATAATAGAAACTAGAATCGATCTGGTTACTTATAAGGGAATTTTTCCTCAATTTCCACAACTacaccccagaaagatatatcattaaacgCAAGTTCAAAGTAGAACTCTTCCCTTGTGTATGTTATTTCCTGCCACATAATCAATATCATcaaaacaacctttaccaaagaaaggttaCATAATCTTAGCCATCGCCCTTCACAAGAGTAagactaaaaccgaaactactcGTACAACATAAatcaatatatttatttatttattattacagACTGCTAAAACCAGcggacaaacaaaagaaaaacaaaaacacttAACCAGAAGATATCATCGATTTCTTCCatagaaagacaagaagaagtacAAGGAGGTTGAAAAGATATCCACCGTCGGTGAACATTATGCCTGATAGCATAGGCAGCAAGTACACGTGAAACTTCATTTTCCTATCGCAGAACGAACGAAAATACCACCTGATCAGATTTACTAACCATCAATTTGATCTGATCAATATACCGAAGTAGCCTCCAAAGGACATTGAGAGTTACTCCATTTAATGCAAGAACTACTCTTTGAGAGTCCCCTTCAATGACAATTCTATTGAACTTCATATCCGCGGCAAGCCTGATAGCTAGCAAGAACCCTGAAGCTTCTGCGAGTAGAGGACTCTGGTAATCAGCTACATCCGCCTGTGCACATAAGAACTTCCCAGCCTGATTTCTTCCCACCACTGCATAAGAAGATCTATTTGTCCGCCATGCTGCATCTACATTCAGTTTTATCATATTTTCAAGAGGGGGTATCCATCGCTGATTCTTAACAGTGGCAGTAAAGGTCTGAATAGGGACTGTGGCTTGAACATCAGACCCCTCCTCATAATAATAGAACATACTAAACCAGTATATCTTATGTGCTATAGTAGACTGGATATTAATAGGTTTATGCTCAAAGACTGAATCATTTCTGCCTCTCCAAACAGCCCACAACATACATACTCCTAAGTTGAATGTATAGTTGTTATCTCGCACCAAAATCCATGAGGCCAGCAACTCTTTCACAGAACCCATATTGATGTTATGTAACCTCAGGTTTAGAGGACAAGCAAATAAAACAACTTGAGCAACATGGCAATAGAGAAACAAATGTGAGACAGACTCCGGACCATTATCACATAATCGACAATCAGTGGGCACACCTTCAATGAACCTCCCAATTTTGTTTAAAATCCAAATCCCCCATGCATCACTCTCCATGCGAAGTTTAAGATTTTTTGGAGCTATCTTCTTCACATCCCAGAATTTTTCCAAAGGAAAGTATCATCATTCAGTAAAGAAGACTCACATGCACTGGTGATTAGCAGTTTTTAATATGATTGAGCCAAAAAATCACCATGTGTAGTAGGTGTCCAAATAAGTCTATCCCCATTGAAAATGCAGATTTTGAGAACTTGCTCAGCTTCAAACGGTTCAAAAACTTGTCGCACTAACTCAACACTCCTGGCAGTACCTTCTGGATTCAACAAATCCCTTACAAATTGAATGTTCAGCACATTATGTGTAGTAGATAGAGTAGGGGTATTCCCAGTTAAACTCGGAATCCAGGGATCAGTCCATACTCTGACCTTATTATCATTCCCAATTAACTAGTTGTAGCCTTCCTTTAACTGAGATCTAATACTCAGCATAGCAGCCCAAGTGGATGTGCATCTTCGTGGCTTCTTTGCTGCTCATAAAGAAATATCTCGTAAATATTTAGCATGTAATATTCTGCTCCACAGAGAGTCTGGGTGTTGTAAGAATCTCCATGCCAATTTTTCCACCAAAGCCTTATTCAAATCTTCTAAAGATCTCAGCCCCAGTCCGCCCTTAGCTTTGCTAGTAAGGAACCAATCCCACTTAAGAAAGTGCATTTTCATGTGCTCTGAAGAATGTCCCCACCAGAAATTGCGTAAGATATGATTCATCCTTTTAATCACACTCTTTGGGAGCAGCGACATAGCCATATAATAGACAGGGATAAGTGCTAAAACTGACTAAATCATAGTATCCCTTCCTGCATGTGTCAGATTGTGTCGCTTCCAGCCGGGAAATCTGTTATCAATCTTCTCTATCAAATAGTTATAAGAAATACAACTACTTCCATGTTGCAAAATCTTCACACCCAAGTATTTCTCATGGCTATCCATAGTCCTTACCCCCAAAACAGATTTCACTGCCATTTGCCTTTCTGGAGTCACCATTTTGCTAAAATGTATAAAATATTTGGCATAATTGAATTGTTGGCCTGACAAAATCAATATTAATATATGTGACTTTTTATGGTTGGTTTTTTCCTAAGGAgaatattttataaatatatgTTTCTGAAATTGAGTACCAGAAATATTGAGTTTCACTATATTTTCATTCTGTAAATATGTTAAGTCGTGATAGGTTTCTATGCCTACCTCTTTGTATATGTGGAGCTA
The nucleotide sequence above comes from Papaver somniferum cultivar HN1 chromosome 8, ASM357369v1, whole genome shotgun sequence. Encoded proteins:
- the LOC113306112 gene encoding uncharacterized protein LOC113306112 gives rise to the protein MESDAWGIWILNKIGRFIEGVPTDCRLCDNGPESVSHLFLYCHVAQVVLFACPLNLRLHNINMGSVKELLASWILVRDNNYTFNLGVCMLWAVWRGRNDSVFEHKPINIQSTIAHKIYWFSMFYYYEEGSDVQATVPIQTFTATVKNQRWIPPLENMIKLNVDAAWRTNRSSYAVVGRNQAGKFLCAQADVADYQSPLLAEASGFLLAIRLAADMKFNRIVIEGDSQRVVLALNGVTLNVLWRLLRYIDQIKLMVSKSDQVVFSFVLR